In the Campylobacter sp. RM6914 genome, one interval contains:
- a CDS encoding tetratricopeptide repeat protein, with translation MNKKIINLALIIACAFAFSGCWSWQKIISFGYLQSEEEKFEEKARQEQEKLIAQCETGQSIACNNLAVNFSRLSNFNDAKIYYEKACNNGLVTACSNLGQIYEQGLVDENIDEKKAMQLYDFACKNNDGVGCYNQALLLHKNNPQDSKKVLELLAKSCKFEYAQACFLLAKLSNNEAKARKLYECACKFGKCEDK, from the coding sequence ATGAATAAAAAGATCATAAATTTAGCTTTAATAATCGCTTGTGCATTTGCTTTTAGCGGTTGCTGGTCATGGCAAAAGATAATAAGCTTTGGCTATCTGCAAAGCGAAGAGGAAAAATTTGAAGAAAAAGCCAGGCAAGAGCAAGAAAAACTTATCGCGCAATGCGAAACCGGTCAAAGTATCGCATGCAACAACCTTGCTGTAAATTTTAGCAGGCTTTCAAATTTTAATGATGCTAAAATTTATTATGAAAAAGCTTGCAACAACGGGCTTGTGACAGCTTGTTCAAATTTAGGACAAATTTACGAGCAAGGGCTCGTGGATGAAAATATAGACGAGAAAAAAGCTATGCAACTATATGACTTTGCTTGCAAAAACAACGATGGAGTTGGATGCTATAACCAAGCCCTATTGCTCCACAAAAACAATCCTCAAGATAGCAAAAAAGTGCTTGAGCTGTTAGCAAAAAGTTGCAAATTTGAATACGCTCAAGCTTGTTTTTTATTAGCAAAACTAAGCAACAATGAGGCAAAAGCGAGAAAGCTATACGAGTGTGCTTGTAAATTTGGCAAATGCGAAGACAAGTAA
- a CDS encoding GGDEF domain-containing protein: MGQVFFTWGKEFATNIEIVDIEHKYLVDIVNNLGNKLSKPTTTDQEIKNILVELIEYSKYHFAHEESIMQKSNIDKRHVKQHLAAHKNFIKEISLQEQKLGKKYNKENVKKLLDFLIQWLTFHILGIDKNLATQIHLIELGCDPKDAYIQLDDTNKEQVTTLLRSFNNIVNVLMKYNEELLVLKKSLEEKVESRTKELVNMNLMLESIAMKDQLTGIANRHKAMLTLDKLIKKFQKTGEKFSIIMLDIDNFKFINDTYGHDAGDRVMVAFADTLQHNIRNDDMACRLGGDEFLIICPKTDKIGCYQFATKIHKAILQIRINFHSSCWYGSTSIGISTYDNKELTKEGLIKIADNGVYQAKKQGKNRVCCFDI, from the coding sequence ATGGGGCAAGTATTTTTTACCTGGGGTAAGGAATTTGCAACAAATATAGAGATAGTTGATATAGAGCATAAGTATTTAGTTGATATTGTAAATAACTTGGGTAATAAATTATCAAAACCAACCACTACTGACCAGGAAATAAAAAACATATTAGTAGAGCTTATAGAGTACTCGAAGTATCATTTTGCTCATGAAGAAAGCATAATGCAAAAATCAAACATCGACAAAAGACACGTTAAGCAACATTTAGCAGCACATAAAAATTTTATCAAAGAAATTTCACTACAAGAACAAAAGCTTGGCAAGAAATACAATAAAGAAAATGTTAAAAAATTACTTGATTTTCTTATACAATGGCTAACTTTTCATATACTTGGTATCGATAAAAATTTAGCAACCCAAATACACCTCATAGAGCTTGGCTGCGATCCAAAAGATGCTTATATACAATTAGATGATACAAACAAAGAGCAAGTAACAACGCTACTTCGTTCGTTTAACAACATTGTAAATGTTTTAATGAAATACAATGAAGAACTTTTAGTACTTAAAAAATCACTAGAAGAAAAAGTTGAAAGCAGAACAAAAGAGCTTGTCAACATGAATTTAATGCTTGAAAGCATTGCAATGAAAGATCAATTAACGGGAATTGCAAACAGACATAAAGCAATGTTAACTCTAGACAAACTTATAAAAAAATTTCAGAAAACAGGCGAGAAATTTTCTATCATAATGCTTGATATTGATAATTTTAAATTTATAAACGACACATATGGACACGACGCTGGAGATAGAGTTATGGTCGCCTTTGCCGATACTTTACAGCATAATATCAGAAACGACGACATGGCCTGCAGACTAGGCGGAGATGAGTTTTTAATCATCTGTCCAAAAACAGACAAAATAGGATGTTATCAGTTCGCCACAAAAATACATAAAGCAATTTTGCAAATACGCATCAATTTTCACAGTAGCTGTTGGTATGGCTCAACCAGTATAGGTATATCAACATATGATAACAAAGAACTTACAAAAGAAGGGTTGATAAAAATCGCCGACAATGGCGTATATCAAGCCAAAAAACAAGGCAAAAACAGAGTTTGTTGTTTTGATATATGA
- a CDS encoding helix-hairpin-helix domain-containing protein, which produces MKLSFKSTLLSLALLATQAFAVINLNTATKDELMSLNGIGESKAEAIIEYRKANKFNSIEDIKNISGIGDKTYENLKDDISVSGKTTVQPKVKEIKDKSAKKTKELKEDINNKTGKTKDNASKKGSEIKDIKSSAKDKVKEKAKEEISK; this is translated from the coding sequence ATGAAACTATCTTTTAAATCAACTCTACTATCTTTAGCGCTACTAGCTACTCAGGCATTTGCCGTTATAAATTTAAATACGGCCACCAAAGATGAACTAATGAGTTTAAACGGTATAGGCGAGAGTAAGGCCGAGGCTATTATAGAGTATAGAAAGGCTAATAAATTTAACTCTATAGAGGATATTAAAAACATTAGTGGCATAGGCGATAAGACATATGAGAATTTAAAAGATGATATATCAGTATCTGGTAAGACGACAGTGCAACCTAAGGTAAAAGAGATAAAAGATAAGTCAGCCAAAAAGACTAAAGAGCTAAAAGAGGATATTAACAATAAAACCGGTAAGACAAAAGATAATGCAAGCAAGAAAGGCAGTGAGATAAAAGATATTAAAAGCAGTGCCAAGGATAAGGTAAAAGAGAAGGCCAAAGAGGAAATAAGTAAGTAA
- a CDS encoding tetratricopeptide repeat protein, translating into MKNFIPFLLVILLTGCSQISQFYPQKDDQIIDQESKWQESEDQKIVKNKKQISQNAIMLLVPKCNEGEMSACNDAGANYEFLKQYENAAIYYEKACNGGVELGCANLGILYEHGLGVKKDPKRAVEIYRTSCNQGGARSCYNLANAYRKGEIVAQDYALAMSAYENACKKNDIPSCANIGAMYELGLGVEKDERRAYQIYKVACFRGFSKACPQMKRLGIKLGEINE; encoded by the coding sequence ATGAAAAATTTTATACCATTTTTATTAGTAATACTTTTAACAGGATGTTCACAAATATCACAATTTTACCCGCAAAAAGATGACCAGATAATAGACCAAGAAAGTAAGTGGCAAGAAAGCGAAGATCAAAAAATAGTCAAAAACAAAAAACAGATCTCTCAAAATGCCATAATGCTTCTTGTTCCAAAATGCAACGAAGGAGAAATGTCAGCTTGCAATGATGCCGGAGCTAACTATGAATTTTTAAAACAATACGAAAATGCGGCAATATACTACGAAAAAGCCTGCAATGGCGGTGTTGAGCTTGGATGTGCGAATTTGGGCATACTTTACGAGCATGGTCTTGGAGTCAAAAAAGATCCTAAGCGCGCAGTAGAAATTTATAGAACAAGTTGCAACCAAGGAGGCGCTAGATCTTGCTATAACTTAGCAAATGCATACCGAAAAGGAGAGATCGTAGCACAGGATTATGCTCTTGCAATGAGTGCCTACGAAAATGCTTGCAAAAAAAACGATATCCCATCATGTGCAAACATAGGCGCTATGTATGAGCTAGGTCTTGGCGTAGAAAAAGACGAAAGAAGAGCGTATCAAATTTATAAAGTCGCTTGTTTTAGAGGTTTTAGCAAGGCTTGCCCTCAAATGAAACGCCTTGGCATAAAACTAGGCGAGATAAATGAATAA
- the prfB gene encoding peptide chain release factor 2 produces MDNYEYTELLKTLYTKVQNISAIIKPENIKARLKEIENLEQDENFWQDIANATAIGKEKTKISNMLEKFNSAKSAVDDAKDLYELANSENDEETVNALFDDASNLEDKITNLEISMLLSGEDDNKNAIISIHPGAGGTESNDWASMLYRMYLRFCEREGFKVETLDFQEGDEAGLKDVSFIVKGENAFGYLKAENGIHRLVRVSPFDSAGRRHTSFSSVMVSPEIDDDIEIEIDEKDLKIDTYRASGAGGQHVNKTESAIRITHAPTGIVVQCQNDRSQHKNRATAMKMLKSRLYELELMKQQEANANVEKSEIGWGHQIRSYVLFPYQQVKDVRSGEAYSQTDAILDGDIKKMIEGVLISQKS; encoded by the coding sequence GTGGATAATTACGAATATACCGAGCTTTTAAAAACCCTATACACAAAAGTTCAAAACATCTCAGCTATCATAAAACCAGAAAATATTAAAGCAAGACTAAAAGAGATAGAAAATTTAGAACAAGATGAAAATTTCTGGCAAGATATCGCAAATGCTACTGCTATCGGCAAAGAAAAAACTAAAATTTCAAATATGCTTGAAAAATTTAACAGTGCAAAAAGTGCTGTTGATGACGCAAAAGATCTTTATGAGCTAGCAAACTCTGAAAACGACGAAGAGACTGTAAATGCACTATTTGACGATGCTTCAAATTTAGAAGACAAGATAACCAATCTTGAAATTTCAATGCTTCTAAGTGGCGAAGATGATAATAAAAACGCCATCATCTCTATCCACCCTGGAGCAGGCGGCACAGAGAGCAACGACTGGGCATCGATGCTATACCGTATGTATCTACGCTTTTGCGAACGCGAGGGATTTAAGGTTGAAACTCTTGACTTTCAAGAGGGGGACGAAGCCGGCCTAAAAGATGTTAGCTTCATAGTAAAAGGAGAAAATGCCTTTGGTTATTTAAAGGCTGAAAACGGTATACACCGTCTTGTTAGAGTAAGTCCTTTTGATAGTGCCGGACGCCGCCATACAAGCTTTTCAAGCGTCATGGTAAGCCCAGAGATAGATGACGATATAGAGATTGAGATCGATGAAAAAGATCTTAAAATAGACACTTACCGTGCAAGTGGGGCCGGCGGTCAGCACGTAAACAAAACCGAAAGCGCCATACGTATAACACACGCGCCTACTGGCATAGTAGTGCAGTGCCAAAACGACAGAAGTCAACACAAAAACCGTGCAACCGCTATGAAAATGCTCAAATCACGCCTTTACGAGCTTGAGCTCATGAAACAACAAGAGGCAAACGCAAATGTGGAAAAAAGTGAAATCGGCTGGGGGCATCAGATACGATCATACGTACTTTTCCCTTACCAGCAAGTAAAAGATGTAAGAAGTGGAGAGGCATATAGTCAAACAGACGCCATACTTGACGGCGATATTAAAAAAATGATAGAAGGTGTGCTAATTAGCCAAAAGAGTTGA
- a CDS encoding tetratricopeptide repeat protein, producing the protein MKKLIFVFVLTLFLSGCVFNQKSNSDISYDDPQALELKEALMLHEEGKYKKAFMRFEEKAKAGNILAMYQVGVYYRDGLHVSKDLLRAMFWFKTAGRYGNTKALRSVGYMYEYGLGVNQNFKKAKAYYYEASNLGSALADYDLGLLYLKTNEQNDAKIFLNRACAGGINEACEKFKELKF; encoded by the coding sequence GTGAAAAAGCTTATATTTGTGTTCGTTTTGACACTGTTTTTATCAGGCTGCGTGTTTAATCAAAAATCAAATTCCGACATTAGCTACGATGATCCGCAAGCTCTAGAGCTCAAAGAGGCATTAATGCTTCATGAAGAGGGTAAATACAAAAAGGCATTTATGCGTTTTGAAGAAAAGGCAAAAGCCGGAAATATCCTTGCAATGTATCAAGTCGGAGTTTATTATAGAGATGGGCTTCATGTGAGTAAAGATCTTTTGCGTGCTATGTTTTGGTTTAAAACAGCAGGAAGATATGGTAATACCAAGGCTTTAAGAAGTGTTGGTTATATGTATGAGTATGGTCTTGGGGTTAATCAAAATTTCAAAAAAGCAAAGGCGTATTACTATGAAGCGTCAAATTTGGGCTCTGCTTTGGCAGATTATGATCTTGGCCTGTTATATCTTAAAACAAACGAGCAAAATGACGCTAAAATATTTCTAAATAGAGCTTGTGCAGGTGGCATAAATGAAGCATGCGAAAAATTTAAAGAGTTGAAATTTTAA
- a CDS encoding c-type cytochrome, with product MKKLLIVSSVVALFASSMFAADGATIYKKCIACHGAKAEKVFNNKVPALTSLDAAAIVASLQDYKAGKANKFGMGAMMKPIATPLSEDDAKAVAGYIQTLK from the coding sequence ATGAAAAAATTACTTATTGTTTCAAGCGTTGTAGCCTTGTTTGCCTCTTCTATGTTTGCAGCTGACGGCGCAACTATCTATAAAAAATGTATCGCCTGTCATGGAGCAAAAGCAGAGAAAGTGTTTAACAACAAAGTTCCTGCACTAACATCACTAGATGCTGCTGCCATAGTTGCTTCTTTGCAAGACTACAAAGCCGGCAAAGCTAATAAATTTGGCATGGGTGCCATGATGAAACCTATCGCTACTCCACTTAGCGAAGATGATGCAAAAGCTGTTGCAGGGTATATTCAAACTCTAAAATAA
- a CDS encoding type II secretion system protein, which produces MDYNALLSQLGYTINETTVAQMQRIFNNMDGVNIQNIVSLNDHLKPHLCFVAMSGSEDRLKIKNVATIAEIKERVEDIIADWAEKYKIKLEKINDTTYYIIGRE; this is translated from the coding sequence ATGGATTATAACGCGCTTTTAAGTCAGCTAGGTTACACTATCAACGAAACTACAGTAGCTCAAATGCAAAGAATTTTTAACAACATGGACGGCGTAAATATACAAAATATCGTATCTTTAAACGATCATTTAAAGCCACATCTTTGTTTTGTTGCAATGAGTGGTAGCGAAGATAGGCTTAAGATAAAAAACGTAGCGACTATTGCAGAGATAAAAGAACGCGTTGAAGACATTATCGCTGATTGGGCGGAGAAATACAAAATAAAACTTGAAAAGATCAACGACACAACATACTACATCATCGGACGCGAATAA